In Aegilops tauschii subsp. strangulata cultivar AL8/78 chromosome 3, Aet v6.0, whole genome shotgun sequence, one genomic interval encodes:
- the LOC109739429 gene encoding crossover junction endonuclease MUS81 isoform X1 — MAPAMPKQRAVHLPDNEEVARLLLEKHRSMLEKDIPDNLSLTLSNAYRNVCAAKEPIRTLKDLLKIKGVGPWVIRLIKESFPASSPDLSPPKCKEKGEKGKKIKIPEHSPELVCSNSASIASQELIQLTSQEQLSYSSEVQTTGSAEFTMLDKDTGGMGNSILAMPPRLSNEKFLEAYEVVLILDDREIFGSRGKRVVGNIHSKFHVPVEIKRLPVGDGIWIARHRRSHTEYVLDFIVERKSVTDLVSSIRDSRYKDQKLRLKKCGLRKLIYLVEGDPNPLGASESIKTACFTTEILEGFDVQRTTGYSDTESTYGHLTLSIIDYYSTNFSIGANTCRVCLTYDEFVKKCCDPKKLTVSDIFALQLMQVPQVTEETAIAVIELYPTLVSLARAYSMLDGDTPAQEKMLNMKSKMVNAGASRNIFKLVWGEG; from the exons ATGGCTCCGGCGATGCCGAAGCAGCGCGCGGTGCATCTCCCCGACAACGAGGAGgtcgcgcgcctcctcctggaGAAGCACCGGTCGATGCTGGAAAAAGACATCCCAGACAACCTGAGCCTCACGCTCTCCAACGCCTACCGCAACGTCTGCGCCGCCAAGGAGCCCATCCGGACCCTCAAGGACCTGCTCAAGATCAA GGGTGTTGGACCATGGGTCATCCGTCTCATAAAAGAGTCCTTTCCAGCGTCCAGCCCGGATTTATCTCCTCCAAAATGTAAAGAGAAAGGGGAAAAGG GGAAGAAAATAAAAATACCAGAGCATAGTCCTGAACTTGTTTGCAGCAATTCTGCTTCTATTGCATCCCAAGAACTGATACAGTTGACCAGTCAAGAGCAGCTCAGTTACAGTTCTGAAGTTCAAACTACC GGTTCTGCTGAATTCACTATGCTAGACAAGGACACTGGTGGTATGGGCAATTCTATACTAGCTATGCCACCTCGTCTATCCAATGAAAAGTTTCTTGAAGCTTATGAAGTGGTGTTGATATTGGATGATCGTGAAATTTTTGG ATCCCGTGGCAAAAGAGTTGTTGGTAACATACATTCGAAGTTTCATGTACCTGTAGAG ATAAAACGCCTGCCTGTTGGAGATGGTATTTGGATTGCTCGTCATAGAAGATCTCATACGGAGTATGTTCTTGATTTCATTGTTGAAAGGAAAAGTGTAACAGATTTAGTTAGCTCAATTAGAGACAGCAGGTACAAAGATCAGAAATTAAGGCTAAAG AAATGTGGACTAAGGAAGCTGATATATCTGGTTGAAGGTGATCCAAACCCTTTAGGCGCATCAGAGAGCATCAAAACAGC CTGCTTCACCACTGAGATTCTTGAAGGATTTGATGTTCAGAGAACCACTGGATATTCTGATACTGAAAGCACATACGGCCACCTGACACTCTCGATAATTGATTACTACAGCACAAATTTCTCAATCGGTGCTAACACTTGTCGAGTTTGCTTAACTTATGACGAGTTTGTGAAGAAGTGTTGTGACCCCAAGAAGTTAACTGTGAGCGACATATTCGCCCTACAACTTATGCAG GTACCACAGGTGACAGAAGAAACTGCAATTGCAGTTATAGAGCTCTACCCTACTCTTGTCTCACTTGCTCGGGCGTACTCCATGCTT GATGGTGATACCCCTGCCCAAGAGAAGATGCTGAACATGAAGAGCAAGATGGTAAATGCGGGGGCTAGCAGAAATATCTTCAAGCTTGTCTGGGGTGAAGGGTGA
- the LOC109739429 gene encoding crossover junction endonuclease MUS81 isoform X2: MAPAMPKQRAVHLPDNEEVARLLLEKHRSMLEKDIPDNLSLTLSNAYRNVCAAKEPIRTLKDLLKIKGVGPWVIRLIKESFPASSPDLSPPKCKEKGEKGKKIKIPEHSPELVCSNSASIASQELIQLTSQEQLSYSSEVQTTGSAEFTMLDKDTGGMGNSILAMPPRLSNEKFLEAYEVVLILDDREIFGSRGKRVVGNIHSKFHVPVEIKRLPVGDGIWIARHRRSHTEYVLDFIVERKSVTDLVSSIRDSRYKDQKLRLKKCGLRKLIYLVEGDPNPLGASESIKTACFTTEILEGFDVQRTTGYSDTESTYGHLTLSIIDYYSTNFSIGANTCRVCLTYDEFVKKCCDPKKLTVSDIFALQLMQVPQVTEETAIAVIELYPTLVSLARAYSMLMGYNLVFELKLAPVMFIRMVIPLPKRRC, from the exons ATGGCTCCGGCGATGCCGAAGCAGCGCGCGGTGCATCTCCCCGACAACGAGGAGgtcgcgcgcctcctcctggaGAAGCACCGGTCGATGCTGGAAAAAGACATCCCAGACAACCTGAGCCTCACGCTCTCCAACGCCTACCGCAACGTCTGCGCCGCCAAGGAGCCCATCCGGACCCTCAAGGACCTGCTCAAGATCAA GGGTGTTGGACCATGGGTCATCCGTCTCATAAAAGAGTCCTTTCCAGCGTCCAGCCCGGATTTATCTCCTCCAAAATGTAAAGAGAAAGGGGAAAAGG GGAAGAAAATAAAAATACCAGAGCATAGTCCTGAACTTGTTTGCAGCAATTCTGCTTCTATTGCATCCCAAGAACTGATACAGTTGACCAGTCAAGAGCAGCTCAGTTACAGTTCTGAAGTTCAAACTACC GGTTCTGCTGAATTCACTATGCTAGACAAGGACACTGGTGGTATGGGCAATTCTATACTAGCTATGCCACCTCGTCTATCCAATGAAAAGTTTCTTGAAGCTTATGAAGTGGTGTTGATATTGGATGATCGTGAAATTTTTGG ATCCCGTGGCAAAAGAGTTGTTGGTAACATACATTCGAAGTTTCATGTACCTGTAGAG ATAAAACGCCTGCCTGTTGGAGATGGTATTTGGATTGCTCGTCATAGAAGATCTCATACGGAGTATGTTCTTGATTTCATTGTTGAAAGGAAAAGTGTAACAGATTTAGTTAGCTCAATTAGAGACAGCAGGTACAAAGATCAGAAATTAAGGCTAAAG AAATGTGGACTAAGGAAGCTGATATATCTGGTTGAAGGTGATCCAAACCCTTTAGGCGCATCAGAGAGCATCAAAACAGC CTGCTTCACCACTGAGATTCTTGAAGGATTTGATGTTCAGAGAACCACTGGATATTCTGATACTGAAAGCACATACGGCCACCTGACACTCTCGATAATTGATTACTACAGCACAAATTTCTCAATCGGTGCTAACACTTGTCGAGTTTGCTTAACTTATGACGAGTTTGTGAAGAAGTGTTGTGACCCCAAGAAGTTAACTGTGAGCGACATATTCGCCCTACAACTTATGCAG GTACCACAGGTGACAGAAGAAACTGCAATTGCAGTTATAGAGCTCTACCCTACTCTTGTCTCACTTGCTCGGGCGTACTCCATGCTT ATGGGTTATAACTTGGTGTTTGAACTAAAACTTGCTCCTGTAATGTTTATAAGGATGGTGATACCCCTGCCCAAGAGAAGATGCTGA